The Nitrospira sp. genome window below encodes:
- a CDS encoding GatB/YqeY domain-containing protein, with protein sequence MSLHDRLTEDLKRAMKSRDQLRMDVIRMVKAAVLNKEVELKRDLDDAEMSRVMTTLVKQRRESVEQFEKAQRAELAEKERREIEIIEAYLPKPLTHQELEALVVSVISETGASSMKDMGQIMKAVMARVAGQPLDGKHVSDLVKSKLS encoded by the coding sequence ATGTCATTGCACGATCGTCTGACGGAAGATCTAAAACGCGCCATGAAATCACGGGATCAACTTCGCATGGACGTGATCCGCATGGTCAAAGCGGCGGTCTTGAATAAAGAAGTAGAACTGAAACGAGACCTCGACGATGCTGAAATGAGTCGAGTCATGACGACGCTTGTGAAACAGCGTCGGGAGTCCGTCGAACAGTTTGAGAAGGCCCAACGGGCGGAACTCGCAGAAAAAGAACGCCGAGAAATCGAAATCATTGAGGCTTACCTCCCAAAGCCGCTGACCCATCAAGAGCTTGAAGCCCTCGTCGTATCCGTCATCAGCGAAACCGGGGCATCCTCCATGAAGGATATGGGACAGATCATGAAAGCCGTGATGGCGCGCGTGGCTGGACAGCCTCTCGACGGCAAGCACGTCAGTGACCTGGTCAAAAGCAAGCTCTCCTAA
- the htpX gene encoding protease HtpX: MKWFKGIGLLLIANILIMVTISITAPIVINVILPMFGIDVRGSVDLSTLVWAAMFGFGGAFISLAFSKQMARAMLNCQQITQPRSRAEQIIYGSVQEIAQRLHITMPEVWVYDSPDPNAFATGPSKNNSMVAVSTGLLENLKEDEVKAVLAHEMGHVYNGDMFATTVLAGLMNTFVFYIAMWVRRFFAERDQAALGFGLSLVLQIVISILASIVISWFSRRREFGADAFAAKVYGKDSMIGALRAIDRWVNRAQFDYSNQDALATMKISGKTGGFMSLFSTHPPIEMRIAALEQL; the protein is encoded by the coding sequence ATGAAGTGGTTCAAAGGCATCGGCCTACTGCTGATCGCAAATATTCTCATTATGGTGACGATTTCGATCACCGCACCGATCGTGATCAACGTGATTCTGCCCATGTTCGGGATCGATGTTCGAGGGTCGGTCGATCTTTCAACGTTGGTGTGGGCAGCCATGTTTGGGTTTGGGGGTGCCTTTATCAGCTTGGCATTCTCTAAACAAATGGCGAGAGCCATGCTCAATTGCCAGCAGATTACTCAACCTCGTTCCCGCGCTGAGCAGATCATCTATGGTTCCGTACAGGAGATCGCTCAACGTCTCCATATTACAATGCCTGAGGTGTGGGTTTATGATTCCCCGGACCCGAATGCTTTTGCGACGGGACCCAGCAAGAACAATTCGATGGTGGCCGTCTCAACGGGCTTACTGGAGAACCTAAAAGAAGACGAGGTCAAAGCCGTCCTGGCCCATGAAATGGGCCACGTGTACAACGGGGATATGTTCGCCACCACCGTCCTGGCTGGCCTGATGAACACGTTTGTCTTTTACATCGCGATGTGGGTACGTCGATTCTTCGCGGAACGGGATCAGGCTGCATTAGGCTTCGGTCTGTCACTCGTGCTGCAAATTGTCATCAGCATCCTGGCCTCCATCGTCATCAGTTGGTTTTCACGCCGTCGTGAATTCGGCGCCGATGCGTTTGCCGCCAAGGTGTATGGGAAAGACTCTATGATCGGTGCACTCAGAGCGATTGATCGATGGGTCAATCGAGCTCAATTCGATTACTCAAACCAGGACGCCTTAGCCACCATGAAGATCTCCGGGAAAACCGGTGGATTCATGAGCTTATTTTCGACACACCCGCCTATTGAGATGCGAATCGCGGCGCTGGAACAGCTTTAA
- a CDS encoding squalene/phytoene synthase family protein, translating to MREPVPTTTTSKHDLLQALLKKVSRLFYTTLAVVPADVRDQVGLAYLFARAADTIADTELIDRSRRLGFLNRFREQVLCEQVEWSEVRAIQQAVGPIQQVSAERILLERLDECFRLLLACSPEDRHRIQRVMTTLTQGMEMDLNLFPGNSVEDLAALKTPDDLDLYTYQVAGCVGEFWTDLMCAHRKALAGWDVQRMSELGIRFGKGLQLTNIVKDIAHDLQRGRCYIPEMMLSEAGLTAHDLLDQGNRPRLRPVLREMVRLAVEHLDQGWLYTMSIPRHETRLRLACMWPILSAGESLKLAMNSPDLLNPAVKVKITRGKVYHIMGVTIGTVACGYAGTAYWGHVRKQLV from the coding sequence ATGAGGGAGCCGGTTCCGACGACTACTACTTCTAAACACGACTTGTTGCAGGCCTTGCTGAAGAAGGTCTCGCGTCTGTTTTATACGACCTTAGCGGTGGTCCCAGCCGATGTGCGTGATCAGGTAGGACTTGCCTATCTGTTCGCTCGAGCTGCTGACACGATTGCCGACACAGAACTGATCGATCGGTCACGGCGCTTAGGCTTTCTCAATCGGTTTAGAGAACAGGTGCTCTGTGAGCAAGTCGAATGGTCAGAAGTCCGTGCGATTCAGCAGGCAGTGGGGCCTATCCAACAAGTTTCAGCTGAACGGATCCTGCTTGAGCGGTTGGATGAATGCTTCCGACTTCTCCTGGCCTGTTCGCCGGAGGATAGGCACCGGATTCAGAGGGTGATGACGACACTGACCCAGGGAATGGAAATGGATTTGAACCTGTTCCCTGGAAATTCTGTGGAGGATCTTGCCGCGCTCAAGACTCCGGATGACCTCGATCTCTATACGTACCAGGTGGCGGGGTGTGTCGGAGAATTTTGGACCGATCTCATGTGTGCGCATCGTAAGGCGTTGGCGGGTTGGGATGTTCAGCGGATGTCGGAGCTGGGAATCCGATTCGGGAAGGGGCTCCAGCTGACGAATATTGTTAAGGACATCGCTCATGACCTGCAAAGAGGGCGTTGTTACATTCCAGAAATGATGCTGTCGGAAGCCGGGTTGACAGCTCATGATTTACTGGATCAAGGCAATCGACCTCGATTGAGACCTGTGCTGAGGGAAATGGTTCGTCTTGCTGTGGAACACCTTGATCAGGGGTGGCTGTACACGATGTCGATTCCGCGCCATGAAACCCGGTTACGGTTGGCTTGCATGTGGCCGATCCTCTCGGCCGGGGAATCACTCAAGCTCGCTATGAACTCTCCTGACCTGCTGAACCCAGCTGTGAAAGTAAAAATTACTCGCGGTAAAGTCTACCACATTATGGGGGTGACGATCGGCACAGTTGCGTGCGGGTACGCTGGAACTGCCTACTGGGGACATGTGCGGAAGCAACTCGTGTGA
- a CDS encoding (2Fe-2S) ferredoxin domain-containing protein, translating to MPAFQRHIFICTNQRPKDDPRGCCANLGAEQLHAHFKSETKRLNLKGIVRANKAGCLDHCDLGPSVVVYPEGVWYWVGTEADVTEIMERHVVKGEIVTRLLMPQHPAPEQLAPLKRP from the coding sequence ATGCCGGCCTTTCAACGACATATTTTTATCTGCACCAACCAGCGGCCCAAGGATGATCCACGGGGTTGTTGTGCGAACTTAGGTGCGGAACAACTTCATGCTCATTTCAAAAGCGAAACCAAGCGACTTAATCTTAAAGGCATTGTCCGCGCCAATAAGGCTGGTTGCCTTGACCATTGTGACCTCGGTCCCAGCGTAGTGGTCTACCCTGAAGGAGTATGGTATTGGGTCGGCACAGAAGCCGATGTCACCGAGATCATGGAACGGCATGTCGTAAAGGGTGAAATCGTGACTCGGTTGCTCATGCCGCAACATCCGGCGCCGGAACAATTAGCGCCGCTCAAAAGGCCATAA
- the ald gene encoding alanine dehydrogenase, with protein sequence MIIGIPKEMKDHEYRVALTPEATAVLCQSGHEVFVESSAGVGSGCSDDEYRAAGARVTPSKHEIFEKADLIVKVKEPLVSECSLFRREQTLFTYLHLAALPDVTNALLSTGCTAIAYETTEAKDGSLPMLKPMSEIAGRMSVQIGAQYLEKMYGGRGVLLGGVPGVEPAHVVVLGAGVVGSSAIRMAVGLGARVTVVNLDLERLRVLDDRYQGRIVTRAASSVNIEETVLTADLTIGAVLVPGMKAPKLVSRSLVSRMKPGSVIVDVSVDQGGCSETTRPTTHSDPVYVVDGVIHYCVANMPGIVPRTSTYALTNATLPYLLRLASDGVDRAVHSDPGLAKGVNLKEGKVTYRGVADAHGLPFTPLV encoded by the coding sequence ATGATCATCGGAATACCAAAAGAAATGAAGGATCACGAATATCGCGTTGCTCTGACGCCTGAGGCTACGGCGGTATTGTGTCAGAGTGGACATGAGGTCTTCGTCGAATCCTCCGCGGGTGTCGGCAGTGGCTGCAGCGATGACGAATATCGGGCGGCAGGTGCACGTGTCACTCCTTCGAAACACGAGATTTTTGAAAAAGCAGACCTGATCGTGAAGGTCAAGGAGCCATTGGTCTCCGAATGTTCACTCTTTCGTCGCGAACAAACCTTGTTTACCTATCTCCATCTTGCAGCGCTACCCGATGTGACAAACGCACTTCTGAGCACGGGGTGTACGGCGATTGCGTACGAGACGACGGAAGCGAAGGACGGAAGCCTTCCGATGCTCAAGCCGATGAGCGAGATTGCGGGACGGATGTCCGTTCAGATCGGTGCGCAGTATCTAGAAAAAATGTATGGCGGACGCGGTGTGTTGCTCGGAGGGGTTCCCGGGGTCGAGCCGGCCCATGTTGTAGTTCTTGGTGCCGGAGTGGTTGGCTCATCTGCCATTCGGATGGCGGTAGGTTTGGGGGCGAGGGTGACCGTCGTCAATCTTGATCTTGAGCGGCTGCGTGTTCTCGATGATCGATATCAGGGCCGGATCGTTACGCGTGCCGCAAGTTCCGTGAACATCGAAGAGACTGTATTAACCGCCGATTTGACCATTGGTGCGGTGCTTGTGCCGGGAATGAAGGCGCCCAAGCTTGTCTCGCGGTCGCTGGTATCACGAATGAAGCCTGGTTCGGTCATCGTGGATGTTTCCGTGGACCAGGGTGGCTGTAGTGAGACGACCCGCCCAACAACCCACTCCGATCCCGTGTATGTCGTGGATGGGGTGATTCACTATTGTGTAGCGAACATGCCCGGAATCGTTCCTCGCACTTCGACCTACGCACTGACCAATGCCACGTTGCCGTATCTGTTGCGACTTGCTTCGGATGGTGTCGATCGAGCAGTTCACTCAGACCCTGGGCTCGCAAAAGGGGTCAACCTGAAAGAGGGAAAAGTGACGTATCGCGGAGTGGCGGACGCTCATGGGTTGCCTTTTACCCCTCTGGTGTAA
- a CDS encoding acylphosphatase codes for MSRSAEEQPVRAHVVVSGHVQGVGFRVFSARMASDLDLVGGVRNLNDGRVELEVEGMKTVIETFLQKLKIGPPAGEVTEIDVAWSSAGGRYSTFSIWY; via the coding sequence ATGAGCAGATCGGCCGAGGAGCAGCCGGTTCGGGCCCATGTCGTCGTGTCGGGTCATGTGCAGGGCGTAGGTTTTCGTGTGTTTTCGGCACGGATGGCATCTGACCTCGATCTTGTAGGAGGCGTTCGCAATCTCAATGATGGTCGAGTTGAATTGGAAGTTGAAGGCATGAAAACGGTCATTGAAACCTTCCTGCAGAAACTGAAAATTGGTCCTCCCGCCGGGGAAGTCACGGAGATTGATGTAGCGTGGAGTTCGGCGGGCGGGCGCTATTCAACCTTCAGCATTTGGTATTAG
- a CDS encoding sigma-70 family RNA polymerase sigma factor — protein MSRQHDEESDMSEARRQTIDDMGGSESTYASDHGERETHRSEGLDTLKSYLREVRRSTLLTFKQEQQLGKRVMAGDEQARQQMIESNLRLVISIGKRYMHRGFPFSDIVEEGNLGLIRAVEKFNYKRGFRFSTYASWWIRQYIERAIINQGKLVRLPVHVVERLNRYLNRVEQLVQELGREPRAAEVAAKMKTSEEEVVDLKQLVRTTCSLDSPLSDHTDTFLRDVIEDPSGLSPDETADGVRRRAELMKWVRELPEKEQTVIVSRFGLDGDEAKTLEEIGRTMGLTRERVRQIEMAALVRLRNTIERKTMTQADLL, from the coding sequence ATGAGTCGGCAGCATGACGAAGAGTCCGATATGAGTGAGGCTCGGAGGCAGACTATCGACGACATGGGAGGTTCAGAGTCTACGTATGCATCGGACCACGGAGAACGAGAAACACACCGATCAGAAGGCCTTGATACACTTAAAAGCTATCTTCGAGAGGTCCGTCGATCGACTCTCTTGACGTTCAAGCAAGAGCAGCAGCTTGGGAAGCGGGTGATGGCGGGAGATGAGCAAGCCCGTCAGCAGATGATCGAATCCAACCTACGGCTGGTCATCAGCATCGGGAAACGGTACATGCATCGGGGGTTTCCATTTTCCGATATCGTAGAAGAAGGTAACCTGGGCTTGATCAGGGCGGTCGAGAAGTTCAATTACAAACGGGGGTTCCGTTTCAGTACGTATGCGTCCTGGTGGATTCGACAGTATATCGAACGGGCCATTATCAATCAGGGGAAGCTCGTGCGTCTGCCGGTACATGTGGTGGAACGTCTCAATCGGTACCTCAATCGCGTTGAACAATTAGTGCAGGAGCTCGGACGGGAACCAAGAGCTGCGGAAGTGGCTGCCAAGATGAAGACCTCTGAGGAGGAGGTGGTGGATCTGAAGCAGTTAGTTCGTACCACCTGTTCGCTTGATAGTCCGCTGAGCGATCATACTGATACTTTCTTGCGCGATGTGATCGAAGATCCATCTGGGCTCTCGCCCGACGAGACCGCTGATGGCGTGAGAAGGAGAGCGGAACTCATGAAGTGGGTGCGGGAGTTGCCTGAGAAAGAGCAAACTGTTATTGTATCTCGGTTCGGACTCGATGGAGATGAAGCCAAGACGCTGGAAGAGATCGGTCGTACGATGGGATTAACGCGTGAGCGCGTCCGGCAGATCGAGATGGCAGCACTGGTTCGGCTTCGGAACACCATCGAGCGAAAAACAATGACACAGGCTGATCTGCTCTAA
- a CDS encoding adenine phosphoribosyltransferase, producing MTTVNYQALIREVPDFPKPGILFYDITTLLKNPTAVQSLADELTTRYLDRGVTKVVGIESRGFIFGGILAARLGAGFVPVRKPGKLPADCYEVKYSLEYGHNSLAVHRDAIEIGEHVLIVDDLLATGGTAEATVNLVRQLGGTIVGLDFLVELKSLNGREKLVGYDVHSTITYP from the coding sequence GTGACCACCGTTAACTACCAAGCGCTTATTCGCGAAGTGCCGGACTTCCCCAAGCCCGGCATTCTGTTTTACGACATCACCACACTGTTAAAAAACCCGACAGCTGTTCAAAGCCTTGCCGACGAACTGACGACTCGCTATCTTGATCGGGGAGTCACTAAGGTCGTAGGGATTGAGTCCAGAGGATTTATTTTCGGGGGCATTCTTGCCGCGAGGCTTGGTGCTGGGTTCGTGCCGGTTCGTAAGCCTGGTAAACTGCCCGCGGATTGTTACGAAGTGAAATATAGCCTTGAATACGGTCACAACAGCCTCGCGGTGCATCGTGACGCGATCGAAATTGGAGAACATGTTTTGATCGTCGACGATCTACTCGCTACCGGAGGAACAGCGGAAGCGACCGTCAATCTCGTTCGTCAATTGGGCGGCACGATCGTTGGGCTTGACTTTTTAGTCGAACTGAAAAGTTTAAATGGACGTGAGAAGCTTGTCGGCTATGACGTTCATTCGACGATCACGTATCCTTAA
- a CDS encoding TraR/DksA family transcriptional regulator codes for MPTKTQGKKKAEAKSKSAAPVVKKTEPMTAGPTTTVKAAPAIEVDPPMRPKETSKEREARERRQEVLQKMLVEKRQEIIKEIEESLGQSLTEDQQRRLESARDVGDQALMDLERELGISLMEMRNRRRQSIDEAIIRLHEGTYGICAECGIEISERRLQAVPFAKLCVECQSRAELLEKIEREEDRD; via the coding sequence ATGCCAACGAAAACGCAGGGTAAGAAAAAGGCTGAGGCAAAATCGAAGTCGGCGGCACCCGTCGTTAAGAAGACGGAGCCGATGACGGCAGGCCCAACAACAACTGTGAAGGCTGCCCCGGCGATCGAAGTGGACCCACCTATGCGGCCGAAGGAAACTTCAAAAGAGCGAGAAGCACGGGAGCGAAGGCAGGAAGTGCTCCAGAAAATGCTGGTGGAAAAACGCCAAGAAATCATCAAGGAGATAGAAGAAAGCCTCGGACAGTCTCTTACGGAAGATCAACAGCGCCGTCTTGAATCGGCGCGCGACGTTGGGGATCAGGCCCTGATGGATCTGGAGCGGGAGCTCGGCATTTCTTTGATGGAAATGCGCAACCGTCGGAGGCAGTCGATCGATGAAGCCATCATCAGGCTGCACGAAGGCACGTATGGCATTTGTGCGGAATGTGGAATCGAAATCAGCGAACGGCGACTCCAAGCGGTTCCCTTTGCCAAGCTTTGTGTGGAATGTCAATCTCGTGCCGAGTTATTGGAGAAAATTGAGCGGGAAGAAGATCGCGACTAG
- the queC gene encoding 7-cyano-7-deazaguanine synthase QueC, translating into MDGQTPERAVVLASGGLDSTVAAAAARRDGYILALLTIDYQQRHAVEVLCAKRVAEALGAEQHIVVKVDLRAIGGSALTDTMVVPKDRSESERSQDVPNTYVPGRNLMFLSLAAAQAEAVGASVIYFGANVIDYSGYPDCRPEFIKAVEAVLRIGTKAGLAGRQIEIRAPLLQLSKVDIIRLGLALHAPLHLTHSCYDPAGLLACGHCDSCLIRRRGFAEAGVVDPIPYAVSS; encoded by the coding sequence ATGGACGGGCAAACCCCTGAACGCGCGGTCGTGCTTGCGAGCGGCGGATTGGATTCAACTGTTGCGGCTGCCGCTGCACGACGAGATGGTTATATCCTCGCCCTTCTGACGATCGATTACCAACAGCGACATGCGGTAGAAGTGCTTTGTGCCAAACGAGTGGCGGAAGCGTTGGGTGCTGAGCAGCATATTGTCGTGAAGGTCGATCTGCGGGCCATCGGGGGGTCGGCCCTCACCGACACCATGGTGGTGCCGAAAGATCGGAGTGAATCGGAACGAAGCCAGGATGTTCCGAATACCTACGTGCCTGGTCGAAACCTGATGTTCTTGTCGTTGGCAGCGGCTCAAGCCGAAGCAGTGGGTGCCTCGGTTATTTATTTCGGGGCGAACGTGATCGACTATTCTGGATACCCTGACTGTCGACCGGAGTTCATCAAGGCCGTGGAGGCTGTGCTTCGGATCGGAACCAAAGCAGGGCTGGCAGGCCGACAGATTGAGATACGCGCACCGCTGCTTCAGTTGTCCAAGGTCGATATCATTCGCTTGGGTCTAGCCTTGCATGCTCCATTGCATCTGACACATAGCTGTTACGATCCGGCCGGGCTGCTTGCTTGCGGCCATTGTGACAGCTGTCTGATTCGAAGACGAGGATTTGCAGAGGCAGGAGTTGTAGATCCCATCCCGTATGCGGTATCTTCATAA
- a CDS encoding cytochrome c has translation MKSSQILLVGSLLVVLGTIQACSQNGVEPAATGTAALAPAELRDGEQKYNANCSRCHGMGGVGTPQGPPFLHKVYEPNHHGDAAFHQAATKGVKAHHWQFGDMPKIDAVSSDDVDQIVTYVRWLQKQAGIF, from the coding sequence ATGAAGTCATCTCAAATATTGTTGGTTGGTTCACTTCTCGTTGTGCTTGGCACGATACAGGCCTGTAGCCAGAACGGTGTTGAACCGGCGGCGACCGGAACGGCGGCCTTGGCTCCGGCCGAGTTGCGTGATGGCGAACAGAAATACAATGCCAATTGCTCTCGATGCCATGGCATGGGTGGAGTGGGGACTCCGCAAGGCCCACCGTTTCTTCACAAAGTCTATGAACCGAACCATCATGGAGATGCGGCGTTTCACCAAGCCGCCACTAAGGGAGTGAAAGCCCATCATTGGCAGTTCGGCGATATGCCGAAGATTGATGCCGTGAGTTCGGACGATGTGGATCAGATCGTGACGTACGTGCGCTGGCTACAAAAACAAGCGGGTATCTTCTGA
- a CDS encoding sel1 repeat family protein, whose translation MVQWQLPYISIAFAGLAAVLSLPVGCTTPPPAPSPQPLIGGQEVSEILTRAQAGNPDAQNQIGVFYSEGRGVPQNYLEAKDWFKKAADQGHSDAQVNLGTLYSLGQGATFSDQMALFWFQKAAEQRNALAFAKLGMMYERGRGVSQSLIEAHMWYNLSAAYGERRAVESRHAVATRMTSAQIIEAEEQAKKWNPKQRPAPQTP comes from the coding sequence ATGGTTCAGTGGCAGCTACCCTACATATCGATTGCCTTTGCAGGACTCGCTGCAGTGTTGTCCCTCCCCGTGGGCTGTACAACTCCTCCTCCTGCGCCTTCCCCCCAACCACTCATTGGGGGACAAGAGGTCAGTGAAATCCTCACGCGTGCACAAGCCGGTAACCCCGATGCCCAAAATCAGATAGGGGTGTTCTATAGCGAAGGGCGGGGTGTCCCCCAAAACTACCTTGAGGCAAAGGATTGGTTTAAGAAAGCCGCTGACCAGGGACACTCAGATGCACAGGTCAACCTGGGAACACTCTATTCACTTGGTCAGGGAGCGACCTTCAGCGACCAGATGGCCTTGTTTTGGTTTCAGAAGGCCGCCGAGCAGCGAAATGCATTGGCGTTTGCCAAACTCGGCATGATGTACGAACGTGGTCGTGGTGTGTCGCAGAGCTTGATTGAGGCGCACATGTGGTACAACCTATCGGCGGCGTATGGAGAGAGACGAGCCGTTGAATCTCGTCACGCAGTGGCAACGCGTATGACGAGCGCGCAGATCATCGAAGCGGAGGAGCAAGCGAAGAAATGGAACCCCAAGCAGCGGCCAGCTCCTCAGACCCCGTAA
- a CDS encoding sel1 repeat family protein: MTRIDELRHAAEQGSAEEQYNLGLQYERASPQDHREAVRWYRMAAMQRHAEAFYRLCVLSDLGRGLPQDYQEALRWCRLAADQRHGAAMFLIATYYEKARGVPKDLVQAYQWYNLAAANGHEDGAKWRDRLARAMTPTQIANAQFLARNWKPKVEEPPLEDEPS, translated from the coding sequence GTGACAAGGATCGACGAGTTACGCCACGCGGCAGAGCAAGGGAGTGCTGAGGAACAATACAACCTTGGTCTGCAGTACGAACGGGCTTCACCACAGGACCATAGAGAAGCTGTTCGGTGGTATCGTATGGCCGCGATGCAACGACACGCTGAAGCTTTCTACCGACTCTGTGTTTTGTCGGATCTTGGCCGTGGCCTACCTCAAGACTATCAAGAAGCCCTCCGATGGTGTCGCTTGGCCGCCGACCAAAGGCACGGGGCGGCAATGTTTCTTATTGCAACCTATTATGAGAAAGCCCGCGGCGTTCCAAAGGACCTGGTTCAAGCCTATCAGTGGTACAACCTGGCAGCGGCGAATGGGCATGAAGATGGAGCCAAGTGGCGCGATCGTCTTGCTCGTGCTATGACGCCGACTCAAATTGCCAATGCCCAATTTCTCGCACGGAACTGGAAGCCGAAGGTCGAAGAGCCGCCACTTGAGGATGAGCCCTCCTAA
- a CDS encoding YqgE/AlgH family protein: protein MLLVGLWALLFAEPALAQYELSPSSLEAGVLLVASPSLDDPNFHHSVLLIIEHGRGGTVGLILNRPTDVLLSDVLQDLPILKRTPHRLFAGGPVGRTQMVLLFRLDGPYPDTRLIVGEMYVGTSSVLERIITQPKTTETFRAFAGFAGWAPGQLEQEMREGAWGVLPKQSFDIFDQDPATLWPDSIARLEVPRTISNWR, encoded by the coding sequence ATGCTTCTGGTAGGGCTGTGGGCTCTCCTATTTGCCGAGCCAGCTCTCGCTCAGTATGAATTGTCACCATCATCACTTGAAGCGGGCGTGCTTTTAGTTGCGAGCCCGTCATTGGATGACCCCAACTTCCATCACAGTGTTTTACTCATCATTGAACATGGGAGAGGCGGCACGGTCGGGCTCATTCTGAATCGACCTACGGATGTCCTTCTCTCTGACGTGCTCCAGGATCTCCCCATCCTGAAGAGGACACCCCATCGCTTGTTTGCTGGAGGGCCGGTCGGGCGAACGCAAATGGTGTTGCTCTTCCGGCTTGATGGACCCTATCCTGACACGCGGTTGATCGTTGGTGAGATGTATGTGGGCACTTCCAGCGTTCTGGAACGCATCATCACTCAGCCCAAGACCACCGAAACGTTCCGAGCCTTTGCCGGCTTCGCAGGATGGGCTCCTGGGCAACTTGAACAGGAGATGCGAGAAGGAGCATGGGGTGTCCTGCCGAAGCAGTCGTTTGATATCTTCGACCAAGATCCAGCCACGCTTTGGCCGGATAGCATCGCTCGTCTCGAGGTGCCTCGGACCATTTCCAATTGGCGATAG